One segment of Anatilimnocola aggregata DNA contains the following:
- a CDS encoding NAD(P)/FAD-dependent oxidoreductase gives MAIDTPAKLAMVGAGPIGLEAALYARFLGYDVVIFEQGRVCEHVQQQSHVRSFVPFRWCCSPLGLAAITAHDENYQPPTDDARLTGSEWLEQYLLPLAATDLLSDHLQLHTRVLGIGKEQVRKTDRAADLPAGDERGDWSFRLLVQDAAGNERIEEADAVLDCSGVLSQPNYCGHGGLPAIGERALRGQIDYRLPDLLGDERDRFSGKRTLLIGHGHSAATAAVQLAEIQQQDPATSFTWITRHEHQPATGPVRRVSNDPFPSRAELAAQANAIAQQANSWHWASQVEKIVREPGGPFVVSLSVPIAGDHSYDNILALVGYQPDLSLLAELQVEPDFATGGLRDPGTKLIQPEDNFYLLGAKSFGRQTGFLFRDGLAQIQQLFAILGDRPTLDLYAAGQPKLE, from the coding sequence ATGGCCATTGATACACCGGCGAAGTTGGCGATGGTGGGAGCGGGGCCGATTGGGCTCGAAGCGGCTCTGTACGCGCGGTTCTTGGGCTATGACGTGGTGATCTTCGAGCAAGGACGCGTTTGCGAGCACGTGCAACAACAGTCGCATGTTCGCAGCTTTGTTCCCTTTCGCTGGTGTTGCTCGCCCCTTGGCCTGGCTGCGATTACCGCGCACGACGAAAACTATCAACCGCCAACTGACGACGCGCGCTTAACCGGCAGCGAATGGCTGGAGCAGTACTTGTTGCCGCTCGCCGCGACCGATTTGCTCAGCGATCACTTGCAGCTGCACACGCGAGTGCTTGGCATTGGCAAAGAGCAGGTGCGAAAAACCGATCGCGCGGCAGACCTGCCCGCCGGGGACGAGCGCGGCGATTGGTCGTTTCGACTGCTCGTACAAGACGCTGCCGGCAATGAGCGAATCGAAGAAGCCGATGCGGTTCTCGATTGTTCCGGCGTGCTGTCTCAACCTAACTACTGCGGGCACGGCGGGCTGCCCGCAATCGGTGAACGAGCCCTGCGCGGGCAGATCGACTATCGACTTCCCGATCTGCTGGGCGATGAACGCGACCGGTTTTCCGGCAAGCGGACCTTGCTCATCGGACATGGGCACTCGGCGGCCACTGCGGCTGTTCAACTGGCCGAGATCCAGCAGCAAGATCCGGCGACTTCCTTCACCTGGATCACGCGACACGAACATCAGCCCGCAACTGGGCCGGTTCGGCGAGTATCAAACGATCCATTTCCCTCCCGCGCTGAACTGGCCGCACAGGCCAATGCCATTGCTCAGCAAGCAAACAGCTGGCACTGGGCATCGCAGGTTGAAAAAATAGTGCGCGAACCTGGTGGTCCCTTTGTCGTGTCGTTATCCGTACCGATTGCCGGAGATCATTCCTACGACAACATCCTGGCGCTCGTTGGCTATCAGCCCGACTTATCGCTGCTCGCCGAGTTGCAAGTTGAACCCGACTTCGCGACGGGGGGCTTGCGAGACCCAGGCACGAAGTTGATCCAGCCCGAAGACAATTTTTACCTACTAGGAGCCAAATCGTTCGGCCGCCAAACGGGCTTTCTGTTCCGCGACGGCCTGGCCCAGATTCAACAGCTGTTTGCCATCCTCGGCGACCGCCCCACCCTGGACCTGTACGCCGCCGGTCAGCCCAAGTTGGAGTAA
- a CDS encoding endonuclease/exonuclease/phosphatase family protein — MPCPSLRFAASCLLIAIAAIACRNVVAEEAPSLRVMSFNIRYGTAKDGENHWDKRKAHVVDTIKAYRLDLLGTQETLPFQRDYLAENLPLYDSLAAGRDDGRDSGETVALFYRRERFEKLDGGHFWLSETPDKPGSKSWDSSLPRMVTWVKLRDRQSPTAQPITFFNTHFDHKGQEARLKSAQLLRTRLVAVAKDSAIVVTGDFNAGPASAPHQALFGEVEGEPSPIVDTFGTQYPDSQRGTFSGFNPKPANGARIDWIGAGRSWKIKHASIDISKREGRTPSDHWPVFAELR; from the coding sequence ATGCCCTGCCCCAGCTTGCGATTTGCCGCTTCTTGTTTATTGATTGCAATTGCGGCCATTGCCTGTCGCAACGTCGTGGCGGAAGAAGCTCCCTCGCTCCGCGTGATGAGTTTCAACATTCGCTACGGCACCGCGAAAGATGGCGAGAACCATTGGGACAAGCGAAAGGCCCACGTCGTCGATACAATCAAGGCCTATCGACTCGACCTGCTCGGCACGCAAGAGACGCTTCCTTTTCAGCGGGACTATCTCGCCGAGAACTTGCCGCTATACGATTCGCTGGCAGCGGGTCGCGATGATGGCAGGGACTCTGGCGAAACGGTCGCCCTTTTCTATCGACGCGAGCGCTTCGAGAAGCTCGATGGCGGCCATTTCTGGCTGAGCGAAACGCCCGACAAGCCCGGCAGCAAGAGTTGGGATTCTTCACTACCACGCATGGTCACTTGGGTTAAGCTCCGCGATCGCCAGTCGCCGACTGCCCAGCCGATTACCTTCTTCAACACCCACTTCGACCACAAAGGCCAAGAGGCTCGCTTGAAATCAGCCCAGCTGTTACGAACCAGGCTCGTCGCCGTTGCCAAAGATTCGGCGATTGTCGTAACTGGCGACTTCAATGCTGGTCCGGCCAGCGCGCCGCATCAGGCGCTGTTTGGCGAAGTGGAAGGGGAGCCAAGTCCCATCGTAGATACCTTCGGCACGCAATATCCCGATAGTCAGAGGGGAACATTCTCCGGTTTCAATCCCAAGCCCGCCAACGGTGCCCGCATCGACTGGATCGGAGCTGGTCGGTCCTGGAAAATCAAACACGCCTCGATCGATATCTCCAAGCGCGAAGGCCGCACCCCATCCGACCATTGGCCCGTCTTCGCCGAACTGCGCTAA
- a CDS encoding DUF1501 domain-containing protein, protein MTPAQDNILREVTRRHFFQDCSMGLGALALTSLLGGEQASAAPAIAKGGRFPAKAKNVIYLFMAGGPSQLELWDYKPKLVELTGQPIPQSYIEGKRFAFMNSSHGVKLLGTKRKFAQHGQCGTWVSDMLPHTAKIVDDISVVNTCQTSLFNHAPAKLFMNTGSGQFGRPSMGSWVTYGIGSESQDLPGFVVLQSGPRGPRGGAVNWGSGFLPTTYQGVPLRGQGEPILNLTNPAGIDTAKQRAAIDAVRAMNQIRLKQTGDDEISTRINAYEMAYRMQSSAPELIDISGETQATLDLYGVSPQKASFARNCLLARRLVERGTRFVQLYHTNWDSHGGSGETLEDDFPKVVKDVDQACAALVMDLKQRDLLKDTLVIWGGEFGRTPMGENREKTGRNHHIDAFSMWFAGGGIKPGQTYGKSDELGFNAAEDPAHVHDLHATILHLLGIDHKQLTFRFQGRDFRLTDVHGNIMTKLLA, encoded by the coding sequence ATGACTCCAGCTCAAGACAATATTCTCCGCGAAGTCACTCGCCGGCATTTCTTTCAAGATTGCTCGATGGGGCTCGGCGCGCTGGCTCTCACTTCGTTGCTCGGGGGCGAACAAGCGTCCGCTGCGCCGGCCATTGCCAAGGGGGGGCGCTTTCCGGCGAAGGCCAAGAACGTCATCTATCTGTTCATGGCCGGCGGCCCGTCGCAACTCGAACTGTGGGACTATAAACCCAAACTGGTCGAACTCACCGGCCAGCCCATTCCACAAAGCTATATCGAAGGCAAGCGGTTTGCCTTCATGAACAGCAGTCACGGTGTGAAACTGCTCGGCACCAAGCGCAAGTTCGCCCAGCATGGCCAATGCGGCACCTGGGTCAGCGACATGCTGCCTCACACGGCGAAGATTGTCGACGACATCAGCGTCGTGAATACCTGCCAGACGAGCCTGTTCAATCACGCTCCGGCCAAACTGTTCATGAACACCGGCAGCGGGCAGTTTGGTCGTCCCTCGATGGGTTCGTGGGTGACGTACGGCATCGGCAGCGAATCGCAAGACCTGCCGGGCTTTGTTGTGCTGCAAAGTGGTCCGCGCGGGCCACGCGGCGGCGCTGTGAACTGGGGGAGCGGCTTCTTGCCGACCACCTATCAGGGCGTGCCATTGCGCGGTCAAGGCGAGCCGATTCTGAATCTCACCAATCCCGCAGGCATCGATACGGCCAAGCAGCGCGCCGCCATCGATGCCGTGCGCGCGATGAATCAGATCAGGCTGAAGCAAACGGGGGACGACGAAATCTCGACCCGTATCAATGCTTACGAAATGGCCTATCGCATGCAATCGAGCGCGCCGGAATTGATCGACATCAGCGGCGAAACGCAGGCCACGCTCGATCTGTACGGCGTGAGTCCGCAGAAGGCTTCGTTCGCTCGTAACTGTCTGCTCGCGCGGCGTCTCGTCGAACGCGGCACGCGCTTCGTGCAGCTGTACCACACCAACTGGGATAGCCACGGCGGCAGCGGCGAAACGCTGGAAGACGATTTTCCCAAGGTGGTTAAAGATGTAGACCAGGCCTGCGCAGCTCTGGTGATGGATCTTAAGCAGCGCGATCTGCTCAAGGACACGCTGGTGATTTGGGGTGGCGAGTTCGGCCGCACGCCGATGGGCGAGAATCGCGAAAAGACCGGCCGCAATCACCATATCGATGCCTTCAGCATGTGGTTCGCAGGGGGCGGCATCAAACCGGGGCAGACGTACGGCAAGTCCGATGAGCTGGGCTTCAATGCCGCTGAAGATCCAGCGCACGTGCACGACTTGCATGCGACAATCTTGCACTTGCTCGGCATCGATCACAAACAGCTGACGTTCCGCTTCCAAGGTCGCGACTTCCGCCTGACCGATGTCCACGGCAACATCATGACCAAACTGCTAGCCTAA
- a CDS encoding PSD1 and planctomycete cytochrome C domain-containing protein, whose protein sequence is MKLSPSAIAALLLGLFLVPTPSPAAPVDYTREVKPLLQATCVKCHGAGTQKSDLKLDTAAGAMKGGVSGPSVVPGKASESLLIQSIEGNHDYIPKMPYKRPPLDAAQVALLKRWIDEGATAPTDEKPSDDRHWAFIAPVKPAIPKTDDVNTQPIDAFVRARLKKEALAPSQPADRTTLVRRVYLDLLGLPPTPAQVEAFIKDKDERSFENLVDQILESPHYGERWGRWWLDQARYADSNGYSIDAPRQIWKYRDWVVDAINGDMPFDQFSVEQLAGDMLADATEPQKIATGFHRNTQINQEGGIDVEQFRIESVVDRVGTTGTVWLGLTIACAQCHDHKFDPISHAEYYQFFAFFNNQSEPTLKVVDSNVDPREIAAEQKEIEKKINGYFTEQKEEFATWERELGEMSKKLLSKENIKALTIPAAKRTFDQKRQLFAMGPGAADQDYRALNERYQELVALLASGVSTLVMQEMPAPRKTNVFIKGDFTRPAAEVTEGVPAVLPKLKADARPNRLDLAKWLVSRENPLTARVIVNRVWQQYFGRGLVETENDFGTMGAAPTHPELLDWLAIDFMDNGWSLKKLHKRIVTSATYQQSSSVAPNHPALQKDAKNYLLWRQSRLRLDAEVVRDVSLAVSGLLSEKMGGPPVYPPIPDGVLGLGQVKRPWPLSKGEDRYRRGMYTFVFRSTPPPSLSVFDAPEGFSTCTRRIRSNTPLQALTLLNDASHFEFAKSLQAIIERDGLPAAFERCVARQPTKDELELLGKLDSLTLARVLLNLDETITRE, encoded by the coding sequence ATGAAACTTTCTCCGTCAGCCATCGCCGCGCTTTTGCTGGGCCTGTTCCTGGTGCCCACTCCTTCGCCAGCAGCCCCTGTCGATTACACCCGCGAAGTAAAACCGCTGTTGCAAGCAACCTGCGTGAAGTGCCACGGCGCCGGCACGCAGAAGAGCGATCTCAAGCTCGATACCGCAGCTGGGGCCATGAAGGGTGGCGTGAGCGGTCCATCGGTTGTGCCCGGCAAGGCCAGCGAAAGCCTGCTGATTCAGTCGATCGAGGGCAATCACGATTACATTCCCAAAATGCCCTACAAGCGGCCGCCCCTCGATGCCGCCCAGGTTGCACTCTTAAAGCGCTGGATCGATGAAGGGGCCACAGCGCCCACCGATGAAAAGCCCAGCGACGATCGTCACTGGGCGTTCATCGCACCGGTGAAGCCAGCCATCCCCAAGACCGACGACGTAAACACGCAGCCCATCGATGCCTTCGTCCGCGCCCGGTTAAAGAAAGAAGCTCTCGCCCCTTCGCAGCCTGCGGATAGGACCACGCTCGTACGCCGCGTCTATCTCGATCTGCTTGGCTTGCCGCCAACTCCTGCCCAAGTCGAGGCGTTCATCAAGGACAAAGACGAACGTTCGTTCGAGAACCTGGTCGATCAGATATTGGAATCTCCCCATTACGGCGAACGCTGGGGCCGCTGGTGGCTCGATCAGGCTCGCTATGCCGACTCGAACGGCTACAGCATCGATGCTCCCCGGCAAATCTGGAAGTATCGCGATTGGGTCGTCGACGCCATCAATGGCGACATGCCCTTCGATCAGTTCAGCGTCGAGCAGTTGGCGGGCGACATGCTTGCCGATGCCACCGAGCCGCAGAAAATCGCCACGGGCTTTCATCGCAACACGCAAATCAATCAAGAGGGGGGCATCGACGTCGAGCAGTTCCGCATCGAAAGCGTCGTCGACCGCGTGGGAACGACCGGCACCGTTTGGCTCGGCCTGACCATCGCTTGTGCCCAGTGTCACGACCATAAATTCGACCCCATCTCGCACGCCGAGTATTACCAGTTTTTCGCCTTCTTCAACAACCAAAGCGAACCGACGCTGAAGGTGGTCGATAGCAACGTCGACCCGCGCGAAATCGCCGCGGAGCAGAAAGAGATTGAAAAAAAGATCAACGGTTACTTCACTGAGCAGAAGGAAGAGTTTGCCACCTGGGAGCGCGAACTCGGCGAGATGTCGAAAAAACTCCTCTCCAAGGAGAACATCAAAGCCCTCACCATTCCCGCAGCGAAGCGGACCTTCGATCAAAAGCGCCAACTCTTTGCGATGGGCCCCGGTGCTGCGGATCAAGACTATCGGGCGCTCAACGAGCGGTATCAGGAACTCGTTGCCCTTCTTGCCAGCGGCGTCAGCACTCTCGTCATGCAAGAAATGCCCGCGCCGCGCAAGACGAATGTGTTCATCAAAGGTGATTTCACTCGCCCCGCAGCCGAAGTGACCGAAGGCGTTCCTGCAGTCTTACCGAAGCTGAAAGCCGACGCACGACCCAACCGCCTCGACCTCGCCAAGTGGCTGGTGAGTCGCGAGAATCCGCTTACCGCGCGGGTGATCGTGAATCGGGTCTGGCAACAATACTTCGGCCGCGGGCTGGTCGAAACCGAAAACGACTTCGGCACGATGGGGGCCGCTCCGACGCATCCTGAATTGCTCGACTGGCTGGCCATCGACTTCATGGATAACGGCTGGAGTCTGAAGAAGCTGCACAAGCGAATTGTCACTTCCGCCACCTATCAGCAAAGTAGTAGTGTCGCCCCCAATCATCCCGCCCTGCAGAAAGATGCCAAAAACTATTTGCTGTGGCGGCAATCGCGACTACGGCTCGATGCCGAAGTGGTCCGCGATGTTTCGCTCGCCGTGAGCGGCCTCCTCTCGGAAAAAATGGGGGGCCCGCCGGTTTATCCACCCATTCCCGATGGCGTGCTGGGGCTCGGTCAGGTGAAACGACCTTGGCCACTCAGCAAGGGGGAAGATCGCTATCGTCGTGGCATGTACACGTTTGTCTTTCGTTCGACTCCACCCCCATCGCTGAGCGTGTTCGACGCACCCGAAGGTTTCAGCACATGCACGCGGCGCATTCGCAGCAACACTCCGCTGCAAGCGCTCACGCTCTTGAACGATGCCAGCCATTTTGAGTTTGCCAAATCGCTGCAGGCGATTATCGAGCGCGATGGCCTCCCCGCTGCGTTCGAGCGCTGTGTCGCCCGCCAACCAACAAAGGACGAACTCGAACTCCTCGGCAAGCTAGATTCCCTCACTCTTGCCCGCGTGCTGCTGAATCTCGACGAAACCATTACTCGCGAATAA
- a CDS encoding outer membrane protein assembly factor BamB family protein: MTSQPSILFAAAIVCASVSNLAAAENWPQWRGPNGTGVSSERDLAIVWHEDRGLFWKTPLPEWGTSTPAVWGESIFLTSHTGDGKLLLLKLNKKDGKIVWQQDVGTGEAVREAPKRLTQKFHQLHNLATPSPVTDGTTVVAHFGNGDLAAYDYDGKQLWKRNLQEEFGGYTIWWGHANSPVIFKDMVISVCMQDSLADLQDQPVQSYLVAHDLLTGKQRWKTPRMTRADSEQSDSYTTPLLTTYQKQLQLIVMGGNQLDGYDPANGKQLWFLPGLVGGRTVTGPTVAGDFIYTTRGQRGPLLAVQPRKAGENDFKSIEWDYKEGTPDSCTPVVWNELLFTVADDGIARCIHAPSGNLRWKERLKGKYKASPVAVDGRVLFLNTEGLCTVVSAQPRFDKLVENQLNDETIASPAISDGRIYLRGKQFLYCIGKR; encoded by the coding sequence ATGACTTCACAACCGTCCATTCTCTTTGCCGCTGCGATTGTTTGCGCCTCCGTCAGCAACTTGGCTGCGGCTGAGAACTGGCCGCAGTGGCGCGGGCCAAACGGAACGGGAGTCTCGAGCGAGCGCGACCTGGCAATTGTCTGGCACGAAGATCGTGGACTGTTTTGGAAGACGCCGCTGCCGGAGTGGGGAACGAGCACACCTGCCGTCTGGGGTGAGTCAATTTTTCTCACTAGTCATACGGGCGACGGAAAGTTGCTGCTGCTGAAGTTGAACAAGAAGGACGGCAAGATTGTCTGGCAGCAAGACGTGGGAACCGGCGAGGCCGTGCGCGAAGCGCCCAAACGGCTGACGCAGAAGTTCCATCAGCTTCACAATTTGGCCACACCATCGCCGGTGACCGATGGCACGACGGTCGTCGCCCATTTCGGCAATGGCGATCTCGCCGCCTACGACTACGACGGCAAACAACTTTGGAAGCGTAACCTGCAGGAAGAATTCGGCGGCTATACGATCTGGTGGGGACACGCCAACAGTCCGGTGATATTCAAGGACATGGTCATTTCGGTCTGCATGCAGGACTCGCTGGCCGATCTGCAAGACCAACCCGTGCAGAGCTACCTCGTCGCGCACGATCTGCTCACCGGCAAGCAGCGCTGGAAGACGCCCCGGATGACGCGAGCCGATTCCGAACAGAGCGATTCATATACCACGCCACTGCTGACGACTTATCAAAAGCAACTTCAACTGATCGTGATGGGTGGCAATCAACTCGATGGCTACGATCCAGCCAATGGCAAGCAACTTTGGTTTCTGCCTGGCCTTGTCGGGGGCCGCACAGTCACCGGCCCAACCGTGGCAGGCGATTTCATCTACACAACTCGCGGCCAGCGCGGGCCGCTCCTCGCCGTGCAACCTCGCAAGGCGGGCGAGAACGACTTCAAGAGCATTGAGTGGGATTACAAAGAAGGAACGCCCGACTCGTGTACGCCCGTGGTCTGGAACGAACTTCTCTTCACAGTAGCTGACGACGGGATCGCCCGCTGCATTCACGCCCCTTCGGGCAACCTGCGCTGGAAAGAACGGCTAAAGGGCAAATACAAGGCATCGCCGGTTGCCGTCGATGGCCGTGTCTTGTTCCTCAATACCGAAGGGCTGTGCACGGTCGTTTCAGCCCAGCCGCGATTCGACAAACTGGTCGAGAATCAACTGAACGACGAAACGATCGCTTCACCCGCCATCAGCGACGGCCGCATCTACCTCCGCGGCAAGCAGTTCTTGTATTGCATCGGAAAGAGGTAA
- a CDS encoding DUF1844 domain-containing protein, producing MTDQLTPQQIPPASFTVLVSTVATQASVALGMIADPRTNKPEVNLDLAKHFVDTLVLLEQKTKGNLTPDESALLAAATSQLQMAYVTMKNKK from the coding sequence ATGACCGACCAACTTACCCCGCAGCAAATTCCCCCGGCGTCGTTCACCGTGTTGGTCTCGACCGTCGCCACCCAGGCCAGCGTCGCGCTCGGCATGATCGCCGACCCGCGCACCAACAAGCCGGAAGTGAATCTCGACCTGGCCAAACACTTTGTCGATACGCTGGTGCTGCTGGAGCAGAAGACCAAGGGGAATCTCACCCCCGACGAATCCGCCCTGCTGGCTGCTGCGACGAGCCAATTGCAGATGGCGTATGTGACGATGAAGAATAAGAAGTAG
- a CDS encoding YkgJ family cysteine cluster protein encodes METSPEEFLCIRCSRHMKTCCQTCDIYTTLGDVGRIEAYTGQTGFTEFRGPAIPDYADQDDDPIWRDNVFRPDGTRRVLKKQANGDCTFLGNAGCILPLETRPLICRLYPFSYDADGITDELSTGCPTELLRIGQGLLEALDMNLTDAQRWHRQLYEELPKENVNSSRSRVIP; translated from the coding sequence ATGGAAACGTCCCCAGAAGAATTTCTCTGCATCCGCTGCTCGCGGCACATGAAAACCTGCTGCCAGACGTGTGACATTTACACCACACTTGGCGATGTCGGGCGAATCGAAGCGTACACCGGGCAAACCGGCTTCACCGAGTTTCGCGGGCCAGCGATTCCCGACTACGCCGATCAGGACGACGACCCGATCTGGCGCGACAATGTCTTCCGCCCCGATGGCACCCGTCGCGTTCTCAAAAAACAAGCCAACGGCGACTGCACCTTCCTAGGCAACGCAGGCTGCATTCTGCCACTGGAAACGCGGCCTCTCATCTGCCGGCTCTACCCGTTCAGCTATGACGCTGACGGCATCACCGACGAACTCTCGACCGGCTGCCCGACCGAACTCCTCCGCATCGGCCAGGGCTTGCTCGAAGCCCTCGATATGAACCTGACCGACGCCCAACGCTGGCACCGGCAGTTGTATGAGGAATTGCCGAAAGAGAATGTGAACTCCTCTCGTAGTCGAGTCATTCCATGA
- a CDS encoding KamA family radical SAM protein has product MNSSECEQTLTSVALEEPPSSTYHVTSFTLNLAPPPARPAATTRIDPPHADQAPAPAAFNRRAKTTSRTKAFRKRFFPEVADKDWNDWRWQSRHRIRTAEKFAQMLELSDAEQEGLSKGGNLLPVGVTPYYMSLLDREDSQQPLRKTVVPVKDEFIRTPGEADDPLGEDGHSPVPGLVHRYPDRVLLLALDFCSTYCRYCTRSRVVGHGEIMPNEKRLEQAFDYIRNTPTIRDCLISGGDPLALSDEKLDWMLGKLREIPHLEFVRIGTKMPAVLPQRITPSLCRVLKKHHPLWMSIHFLHGDECTPEAYQACARLADSGIPLGAQTVLLKGVNDSIGTMKDLFHRLLMMRVRPYYIYQCDPISGSAHFRTSVSKGLEIIEGLRGHTTGYAVPQYVIDAPGGGGKIPLQPNYIVGREGDDLLLRNYEGQVYRYPDPVG; this is encoded by the coding sequence ATGAACAGCTCCGAATGCGAGCAAACATTGACGAGTGTCGCTCTGGAGGAACCTCCGAGTAGTACCTACCACGTCACTTCTTTCACCCTGAACTTAGCTCCGCCGCCGGCTCGTCCTGCCGCAACGACGAGAATTGACCCGCCTCACGCGGATCAAGCGCCGGCACCCGCTGCGTTCAATCGCCGCGCGAAGACGACCTCGCGGACCAAGGCATTTCGCAAGCGATTCTTCCCCGAGGTCGCCGACAAAGACTGGAACGATTGGCGCTGGCAGTCGCGCCATCGAATTCGCACGGCCGAGAAGTTCGCGCAAATGCTCGAACTATCGGACGCAGAACAAGAGGGTCTGTCGAAGGGTGGCAACTTGCTCCCCGTCGGAGTCACCCCCTATTACATGAGCCTGCTCGACCGGGAAGATTCGCAGCAGCCACTGCGCAAAACGGTTGTCCCGGTGAAGGATGAATTCATCCGCACGCCGGGCGAAGCCGACGACCCGCTGGGCGAAGATGGCCACAGCCCGGTGCCGGGGCTAGTTCATCGCTATCCCGATCGCGTGCTGCTGCTCGCCCTCGACTTCTGCTCGACCTATTGCCGCTACTGCACCCGCTCGCGCGTGGTGGGTCACGGCGAGATCATGCCGAACGAGAAGCGACTGGAACAGGCTTTCGACTACATTCGCAACACGCCGACGATTCGGGACTGCCTTATCTCGGGTGGCGACCCGCTCGCCCTAAGCGACGAAAAGCTCGACTGGATGCTCGGCAAGCTGCGGGAGATTCCCCACCTGGAGTTTGTTCGCATTGGGACCAAGATGCCGGCCGTGCTGCCGCAGCGGATCACTCCGTCGCTCTGCCGCGTGCTGAAGAAGCATCATCCCCTGTGGATGAGCATTCACTTTCTGCACGGCGATGAATGCACGCCCGAAGCTTACCAGGCTTGTGCCAGGCTGGCCGACAGCGGCATTCCGCTCGGTGCGCAGACGGTGCTGCTGAAGGGTGTGAACGATAGTATCGGCACGATGAAGGACCTGTTTCATCGCCTGCTGATGATGCGCGTCCGGCCGTACTATATCTATCAATGCGACCCGATCAGCGGTTCGGCTCACTTTCGTACTAGCGTCAGCAAGGGGCTGGAGATCATCGAAGGGCTGCGCGGTCATACCACCGGCTACGCGGTTCCCCAGTACGTGATCGATGCTCCCGGCGGCGGCGGCAAGATCCCGCTGCAGCCGAACTACATCGTCGGCCGCGAGGGGGACGATCTGCTGCTGCGAAACTACGAAGGACAGGTCTATCGTTATCCGGATCCGGTGGGGTAA
- the fabF gene encoding beta-ketoacyl-ACP synthase II produces MKRRVVITGMGVVTSLACQVNELWQKLLKGESGIHELRAFDVTRFKIRFGGDVHDWNPESFTDAFLDRKEIKRLDRFSQFAQVACHEAIVESGLDFTKEEPFRCGVILGSGIGGLHEIEEQVSKMIEKGPDRVSPFTVPKMMLNAAGGNISIRYGLRGINYSVATACASSNNAIGDAFKTIQYGDADVMITGGSEAAITPMSLASFQNMKALSSRNDQPTLASRPFDADRDGFVLSEGAGLLVIEELEHAKARGAKIYAELLGFGASADAGHITAPDENGTGAARAMSDALRNAELNPSQIQYINAHGTSTPLGDKAETAAIKRVFGEHAKQLSVSSTKSQLGHTLGASGGLELIATVKSICDAVIAPTINLDTPDPACDLDYTPNQPRERKINAALSNSFGFGGHNACVIVGQLR; encoded by the coding sequence ATGAAGCGGCGAGTTGTCATTACCGGGATGGGTGTCGTAACCTCGCTCGCGTGCCAGGTCAACGAGTTGTGGCAAAAGCTGCTCAAGGGCGAGAGCGGCATTCACGAACTACGGGCGTTCGACGTCACGCGGTTCAAAATCCGCTTTGGCGGCGATGTCCACGACTGGAATCCCGAGTCGTTCACCGACGCCTTTCTCGACCGCAAAGAGATCAAGCGACTCGACCGCTTCTCGCAGTTTGCCCAAGTGGCCTGTCACGAAGCGATTGTCGAATCGGGGCTCGATTTCACCAAAGAAGAGCCCTTCCGCTGCGGCGTGATCCTGGGGAGCGGCATCGGCGGGCTGCACGAAATTGAAGAGCAAGTCTCGAAGATGATCGAGAAGGGACCAGACCGGGTCAGCCCGTTCACGGTCCCCAAGATGATGCTCAACGCAGCGGGGGGGAACATTTCGATTCGCTACGGCCTGCGGGGCATTAATTACTCGGTCGCTACGGCCTGCGCCAGTTCGAACAACGCGATTGGCGACGCCTTCAAAACGATTCAATACGGCGATGCCGATGTGATGATCACCGGCGGGTCGGAAGCAGCCATCACGCCGATGAGCCTGGCTTCGTTCCAAAACATGAAGGCGCTTTCCTCGCGCAACGATCAGCCCACGTTGGCCAGCCGACCGTTCGACGCCGATCGCGATGGCTTCGTGCTCAGCGAAGGAGCCGGGTTGCTCGTCATCGAAGAACTCGAACACGCCAAAGCTCGCGGGGCGAAGATTTACGCCGAATTGCTGGGCTTTGGAGCCAGTGCCGATGCCGGGCACATCACCGCCCCCGACGAAAACGGCACCGGTGCCGCCCGCGCCATGAGCGATGCCCTCCGTAATGCCGAATTGAACCCGAGCCAAATTCAATACATCAACGCCCACGGCACCAGCACTCCACTGGGAGACAAGGCCGAGACGGCCGCCATCAAGCGGGTGTTTGGCGAACACGCCAAGCAACTGAGCGTGTCGAGCACCAAGAGCCAACTGGGGCATACACTGGGGGCCAGCGGTGGCCTGGAGCTGATTGCCACAGTCAAGTCGATTTGCGACGCCGTGATTGCCCCAACGATTAACCTGGACACTCCCGACCCGGCCTGCGATCTCGATTACACACCCAATCAGCCGCGCGAACGCAAGATCAATGCCGCGCTGAGCAACAGTTTCGGCTTCGGCGGGCACAATGCCTGCGTGATTGTCGGCCAACTACGCTAG